The Arctopsyche grandis isolate Sample6627 chromosome 5, ASM5162203v2, whole genome shotgun sequence genome includes a window with the following:
- the MtnE gene encoding metallothionein E isoform X2 — protein sequence MDRPCCGEKGKTSAACQCKGNCKCTGAPPTTGCKCGGDYCNCAGKNAGKCACDCKCAQKCKCGGNCKCDSKGDGKCLCVCKCEGSCKCTGAATTGCKCGRDCNCAGKNAGKCACDCKCAQKCKCGGNCKCDSKGEGKCLCVCKCEGNCKCTGGATTGCKCGGDCNCAGKNAGKCACDCKCAEKCKCGGNCKCDSKGDGKCLCVCKCEGSCKCTGATTTGCKCGIDCNCAGKNAGKCTCDCKCAEKCKCGGNCKCDSKGEEKCLCVCKCEGNCKCTGAAPNCKCGGDCNCAGKNAGKCTCDCKCAEKCKCGGNCKCDSKGEGKCLCVCKCEGNCKC from the exons ATGGATCGACCGTGTTGCGGTGAAAAAGGAAAAACTTCGGCCGCGTGCCAATGCAAAGGCAACTGTAAATGTACCGGGGCACCACCAACCACCGGATGCAAATGCGGAGGAGATT ATTGTAACTGCGCTGGAAAGAACGCAGGAAAGTGCGCTTGCGATTGCAAATGTGCCCAAAAATGCAAATGTGGAGGAAATTGCAAATGCGATAGCAAAGGAGACGGAAAATGCTTATGCGTCTGCAAATGCGAAGGCAGCTGTAAATGTACCGGAGCAGCAACCACCGGATGCAAATGCGGAAGAGATTGTAACTGCGCTGGAAAGAACGCAGGAAAGTGCGCCTGCGATTGCAAATGTGCCCAAAAATGCAAATGTGGAGGAAATTGCAAATGCGACAGCAAAGGAGAGGGAAAATGTTTATGCGTTTGCAAATGCGAAGGCAACTGTAAATGTACCGGAGGAGCAACCACCGGATGCAAATGCGGAGGAGATTGTAACTGCGCTGGAAAGAACGCAGGAAAGTGCGCTTGCGATTGCAAATGTGCCGAAAAGTGCAAATGTGGAGGAAATTGCAAATGCGATAGCAAAGGAGACGGAAAATGCTTATGCGTCTGCAAATGCGAAGGCAGCTGTAAATGTACCGGAGCAACAACCACCGGATGCAAATGCGGAATAGATTGTAACTGCGCTGGAAAGAACGCAGGAAAATGCACTTGCGATTGCAAATGCGCCGAAAAATGCAAATGTGGAGGAAATTGCAAATGCGACAGCAAAGGAGAGGAAAAATGTTTATGCGTTTGCAAATGCGAAGGCAACTGTAAATGTACTGGAGCAGCTCCTAATTGCAAATGCGGAGGAGATTGTAATTGCGCTGGAAAGAACGCAGGAAAATGCACTTGCGATTGCAAATGCGCCGAAAAATGCAAATGTGGAGGAAATTGCAAATGCGACAGCAAAGGAGAGGGAAAATGTTTATGCGTTTGCAAATGCGAAGGCAACTGTAAATGCTAA
- the MtnE gene encoding metallothionein E isoform X1, with the protein MDRPCCGEKGKTSAACQCKGNCKCTGAPPTTGCKCGGDCNCAGKRAGKCACDCKCAEKCKCGGNCKCDSKGDGKCLCVCKCEGNCKCTGAATTGCKCGADCNCAGKNAGKCACDCKCAQKCKCGGNCKCDSKGDGKCLCVCKCEGSCKCTGAATTGCKCGRDCNCAGKNAGKCACDCKCAQKCKCGGNCKCDSKGEGKCLCVCKCEGNCKCTGGATTGCKCGGDCNCAGKNAGKCACDCKCAEKCKCGGNCKCDSKGDGKCLCVCKCEGSCKCTGATTTGCKCGIDCNCAGKNAGKCTCDCKCAEKCKCGGNCKCDSKGEEKCLCVCKCEGNCKCTGAAPNCKCGGDCNCAGKNAGKCTCDCKCAEKCKCGGNCKCDSKGEGKCLCVCKCEGNCKC; encoded by the coding sequence ATGGATCGACCGTGTTGCGGTGAAAAAGGAAAAACTTCGGCCGCGTGCCAATGCAAAGGCAACTGTAAATGTACCGGGGCACCACCAACCACCGGATGCAAATGCGGAGGAGATTGTAACTGCGCTGGAAAGAGAGCAGGAAAGTGCGCTTGCGATTGCAAATGTGCCGAAAAGTGCAAATGTGGAGGAAATTGCAAATGCGATAGCAAAGGAGACGGAAAATGCTTATGCGTCTGCAAATGCGAAGGCAACTGTAAATGTACCGGAGCAGCAACCACCGGATGCAAATGCGGAGCAGATTGTAACTGCGCTGGAAAGAACGCAGGAAAGTGCGCTTGCGATTGCAAATGTGCCCAAAAATGCAAATGTGGAGGAAATTGCAAATGCGATAGCAAAGGAGACGGAAAATGCTTATGCGTCTGCAAATGCGAAGGCAGCTGTAAATGTACCGGAGCAGCAACCACCGGATGCAAATGCGGAAGAGATTGTAACTGCGCTGGAAAGAACGCAGGAAAGTGCGCCTGCGATTGCAAATGTGCCCAAAAATGCAAATGTGGAGGAAATTGCAAATGCGACAGCAAAGGAGAGGGAAAATGTTTATGCGTTTGCAAATGCGAAGGCAACTGTAAATGTACCGGAGGAGCAACCACCGGATGCAAATGCGGAGGAGATTGTAACTGCGCTGGAAAGAACGCAGGAAAGTGCGCTTGCGATTGCAAATGTGCCGAAAAGTGCAAATGTGGAGGAAATTGCAAATGCGATAGCAAAGGAGACGGAAAATGCTTATGCGTCTGCAAATGCGAAGGCAGCTGTAAATGTACCGGAGCAACAACCACCGGATGCAAATGCGGAATAGATTGTAACTGCGCTGGAAAGAACGCAGGAAAATGCACTTGCGATTGCAAATGCGCCGAAAAATGCAAATGTGGAGGAAATTGCAAATGCGACAGCAAAGGAGAGGAAAAATGTTTATGCGTTTGCAAATGCGAAGGCAACTGTAAATGTACTGGAGCAGCTCCTAATTGCAAATGCGGAGGAGATTGTAATTGCGCTGGAAAGAACGCAGGAAAATGCACTTGCGATTGCAAATGCGCCGAAAAATGCAAATGTGGAGGAAATTGCAAATGCGACAGCAAAGGAGAGGGAAAATGTTTATGCGTTTGCAAATGCGAAGGCAACTGTAAATGCTAA
- the LOC143911981 gene encoding uncharacterized protein LOC143911981, which yields MEEDSYIVSNFHSICRLCLRKSGLMSPLFEHAAPPPPPPPPHEPQPPAPLYAALAELVALAISPDDGLPSRICHRCLVRSEECVQFRALCAASDAKLRRLTRKLPSRPPPPPAAAPPAPPLALSLPLPLPLPLPLPLPLSLPLPLPLPLSLPLTVPMVPHPHPHPHPHPHPHSQPHPAEPQPPVAAAAQQPYEPDLPPEDSVVMVVDPSLDYDTSDASDADQDGADVDAEAEDADAEAEAEAEDADGEAEAEADGERDEVEGEGEGLEEEGLEEEGEGLASKVFMCQYCDQAFTEAERCRLHERLEHDARAPWGCAACGLVFAERAGQAAHARAVHACARPYSCATCDKAFGRRSDLRKHSVVHTGVRPYRCHFCHKSFSRNTNLSKHLRIHSGQKPHVCPQCPRSFISKGDLSRHALVHSGAKPFACSVCSLTFGRRDKLVKHEARHARADPETGPQHLHQHQQQQQQQQLQLQQLQLQQQQQQQQQQLQLQQQQQQLQLQHHHHMLQRQQLPHENMVITLDPYKNLEEEANADLDGDADSFATPDVGFDERSLLDLPRVPDHISGEGSFSFEPRHLFKSEPSPDGLSDDGDLFNGEIKQEDDEPVKNTIQCQLCPRQFSSPLDFGSHMQLHEGIKSFHCKQCNKTFMRKRELDRHAIVHTGFKPYECNQCDKKFGRKDKLVRHERIHADKKDFPCFDCPSSFSRKDTLMAHIKTHYPDFADVHPDAGVASDDLDDIDNMDDDLVGHPG from the coding sequence ATGGAGGAGGACTCCTACATCGTGTCCAACTTTCACTCGATCTGCCGCCTGTGTCTGCGCAAGAGCGGCCTCATGAGCCCCCTCTTCGAGCACGcggcgcctccgcccccgccTCCGCCGCCCCACGAGCCGCAGCCCCCCGCGCCCCTCTACGCGGCGCTCGCCGAGCTCGTCGCGCTCGCCATCTCGCCCGACGACGGCCTGCCTTCGCGCATCTGTCATCGCTGTCTCGTCCGCTCCGAGGAGTGCGTGCAGTTTCGCGCCCTCTGCGCCGCCTCCGACGCCAAGCTGCGTCGTCTCACCCGCAAGCTGCCCTCGCGCCCGCCGCCGCCCCCCGCCGcggcgccccccgcgcccccgctCGCGCTCTCGCTGCCCCTGCCCCTGCCCCTACCCCTACCCCTGCCTCTCCCGCTCTCCCTGCCCCTGCCCCTGCCCCTGCCGCTGTCCCTGCCGCTGACCGTGCCGATGGTGCCGCATccgcacccgcacccgcacccgcacccgcacccgcacTCCCAACCGCACCCCGCCGAGCCGCAGCCGCCGGTGGCCGCGGCCGCGCAGCAGCCCTACGAGCCCGACCTGCCGCCCGAAGACAGCGTCGTGATGGTGGTCGACCCCAGCCTCGACTACGACACGTCGGACGCGTCCGACGCCGACCAGGACGGGGCGGACGTGGACGCGGAGGCGGAGGACGCGGACGCCGAGGCGGAAGCGGAAGCCGAGGACGCGGACGGGGAGGCGGAGGCGGAGGCGGACGGGGAGCGCGACGAGGTCGAGGGCGAGGGCGAGGGCCTAGAGGAGGAGGGCCTGGAGGAGGAGGGCGAAGGGCTGGCGAGCAAGGTGTTCATGTGCCAGTACTGCGACCAGGCGTTCACCGAGGCGGAGCGGTGCCGGCTGCACGAGCGGCTGGAGCACGACGCGCGCGCGCCGTGGGGCTGCGCGGCGTGCGGGCTGGTGTTCGCGGAGCGCGCGGGCCAGGCGGCACACGCGCGCGCCGTGCACGCGTGCGCGCGCCCCTACTCGTGCGCCACCTGCGACAAGGCGTTCGGCCGCCGCAGCGACCTGCGCAAGCACTCGGTCGTGCACACGGGCGTGCGCCCCTACCGCTGCCACTTCTGCCACAAGAGCTTCAGCCGCAACACCAACCTGTCGAAGCACCTGCGCATCCACTCGGGCCAGAAGCCGCACGTGTGCCCGCAGTGCCCGCGCAGCTTCATCTCCAAGGGCGACCTGTCGCGGCACGCGCTCGTGCACTCCGGCGCCAAGCCCTTCGCCTGCTCCGTCTGCTCGCTCACCTTCGGCCGGAGGGACAAGCTGGTGAAGCACGAGGCCCGGCACGCGCGCGCCGACCCCGAAACCGGCCCCCAACACCTCCACCAacaccaacaacaacaacaacaacaacagctaCAACTACAACAACTACAGcttcaacaacaacaacaacaacaacagcaacaacTGCAactacaacaacaacaacagcaactGCAACTGCAACACCACCATCACATGCTGCAGCGACAGCAGCTGCCGCACGAAAACATGGTCATCACGCTCGATCCGTACAAGAACCTGGAAGAGGAGGCGAACGCCGACCTGGACGGAGACGCCGACTCGTTCGCGACCCCCGACGTGGGATTCGACGAGCGGAGCCTGCTCGACCTGCCGAGGGTGCCCGACCACATCTCCGGCGAGGGCAGCTTCTCCTTTGAGCCGCGCCACCTTTTCAAGAGCGAGCCGTCGCCCGACGGCCTCTCCGACGACGGCGACCTCTTCAACGGCGAGATCAAGCAGGAAGACGACGAGCCCGTCAAAAACACTATACAGTGCCAGCTGTGTCCGAGACAGTTCTCGTCGCCGCTCGACTTCGGCAGCCACATGCAGCTGCACGAGGGCATCAAGAGCTTCCATTGCAAACAGTGCAACAAGACGTTCATGCGAAAGCGAGAGTTGGACCGGCACGCGATAGTGCACACCGGGTTCAAGCCGTACGAGTGCAACCAGTGCGACAAAAAGTTCGGCCGCAAGGACAAGCTGGTGCGGCACGAGAGGATACACGCCGACAAGAAAGACTTCCCTTGCTTCGACTGCCCGTCGTCGTTCTCCCGCAAGGACACGTTGATGGCCCACATCAAGACGCACTACCCGGACTTCGCCGACGTGCACCCCGACGCCGGCGTCGCATCCGACGACTTGGACGACATCGACAATATGGACGACGATCTGGTGGGACACCCCGGATGA
- the Mvd gene encoding mevalonate diphosphate decarboxylase — translation MSSGRTRLVTYSAPVNIAVIKYWGKRDVELILPLNDSISGTLDTSDMCATTTVLASPQFSSHRLWLNKSEQPINQRVQACIDEVKNRATLQQSVPEQQLDYHIHICSENNFPTAAGLASSAAGYACLVAALSKLYHLKGDLTGIARLGSGSACRSLYGGFVQWHSGTLPDGSDSIATQIVPAQHWPQMRVLILVVSDDRKKISSTNGMQISVRTSELLKYRVSECVPKRTASIKKAILERDFETFAEITMKDSNQFHAVASDTYPPCVYTNDVSHAIIRMVHSYNEACGSNKIAYTFDAGPNACLYMLEDQIPFAYSLVKETFPSDLDKDVEYVKGNVMVEAPLPEFVRSGMVFEKHKKNLIKYLIHTSIGDGPYEVIDVNGHLMDEAGLPKFL, via the coding sequence ATGAGCTCGGGGAGAACGCGCCTCGTCACTTATTCGGCACCGGTCAACATTGCCGTCATCAAATACTGGGGCAAGAGAGACGTCGAGCTGATACTGCCTCTGAACGACTCGATCAGTGGAACCCTCGACACTTCCGATATGTGTGCCACCACCACCGTACTGGCCTCTCCTCAATTCTCGTCCCACCGCCTGTGGCTGAACAAATCGGAACAACCCATCAATCAAAGAGTACAGGCGTGCATCGACGAAGTGAAAAACAGGGCCACACTTCAGCAATCAGTTCCCGAACAACAACTCGATTATCACATTCACATATGTTCAGAGAACAATTTTCCAACTGCTGCTGGTTTGGCATCATCGGCCGCCGGTTACGCTTGCTTAGTGGCCGCTCTATCCAAGCTCTATCACCTCAAAGGAGATCTCACCGGCATCGCCAGGCTCGGCTCCGGGAGCGCTTGTCGTAGTCTATATGGAGGTTTTGTCCAATGGCACTCCGGAACACTTCCAGACGGCTCCGACTCGATAGCTACCCAAATAGTTCCCGCTCAACATTGGCCTCAGATGAGAGTATTAATCCTAGTAGTCAGCGACGACCGTAAAAAGATCAGCTCGACGAATGGCATGCAAATCAGCGTTCGCACGTCCGAATTGCTCAAATATAGAGTGTCCGAGTGTGTCCCCAAACGGACGGCTTCGATCAAAAAGGCCATCTTGGAGCGAGATTTCGAAACTTTCGCCGAGATAACCATGAAAGATAGTAATCAATTTCACGCCGTGGCTTCCGATACGTATCCTCCTTGCGTTTACACGAACGATGTCTCTCATGCTATAATCCGAATGGTGCATTCGTACAATGAGGCTTGCGGTTCGAATAAGATAGCGTACACTTTCGACGCGGGTCCAAACGCTTGTCTGTACATGCTCGAAGATCAGATTCCGTTCGCTTACAGTCTGGTCAAAGAGACGTTTCCATCTGATTTGGACAAAGACGTAGAGTATGTTAAGGGGAATGTGATGGTAGAAGCGCCGTTGCCCGAGTTCGTTAGGAGTGGGATGGTATTCGAGAAACATAAGAAGAATTTGATCAAGTATTTAATTCATACGAGCATAGGAGATGGGCCATACGAGGTGATCGACGTAAACGGACACCTCATGGATGAAGCTGGTTTGCCAAAGTTTTTGTGA
- the LOC143911630 gene encoding UPF0415 protein C7orf25 homolog — protein sequence MADTDVAADLEKKILFGNELADRLLPIVQIDGVYKIRKKIQQEVSFLKKLKSSQFVKKEQLSCSNLRHLSAVVECALRPGVIALSKVFHTNDGNRVSIDVISDNGRIWTKVIARNPRSLSALSHGNASYGARSVLDQAEDYLSCAIQHPCFYQTPQVVFEFVSGIEDVLAMKLQNLGIIVKGELIATESFNVSDNEFSDTDSSETILKNDDKQINIENQITEVDTLNLDVTTMMAYVSNLTNGHCNFVFKQPLLSQQAAWEAQRPVKPDLERLFQGKTLICCEAAWDDFSKIVNILGGPNEKLRTDQLRERLTVMPDDQNGPDDIKRAELKVKGRIRLRSKIVFNFGQRVRALTVSANEGFVRAAKQQGISYAAIIHESRALTEQKEATATVLNVKK from the exons ATGGCGGACACTGATGTGGCTGCCGACCTCgagaaaaaaattttgttcggAAATGAATTGGCGGACAGATTGCTTCCAATCGTACAAATCGATGGCGTCtataaaatacgaaaaaaaattcaacaagaAGTGTCATTCTTGAAAAag CTTAAGTCTTCTCAATTTGTTAAGAAAGAACAATTGTCATGTTCGAACCTACGTCATCTCAGCGCAGTCGTTGAATGTGCCTTAAGACCCGGTGTGATAGCCCTCAGCAAAGTATTTCATACTAACGACGGCAACCGAGTAAGCATTGACGTAATTAGTGATAATGGAAGAATATGGACTAAAGTTATAGCACGTAATCCTAGATCCCTTTCGGCTTTGAGCCACGGAAACGCATCGTACGGAGCCAGATCTGTCCTTGACCAGGCCGAAGACTACTTAAGTTGCGCAATCCAACATCCATGTTTCTACCAAACGCCCCAA GTTGTTTTCGAATTCGTCAGTGGCATTGAAGACGTGTTGGCTATGAAATTACAAAATCTCGGAATTATAGTAAAAGGTGAACTAATTGCGACAGAATCTTTTAACGTGTCCGATAATGAATTCAGCGATACCGATTCGAG TGAAACGATTCTGAAAAACGATGATAAGCAgattaatattgaaaatcaaataacCGAAGTGGACACACTAAACCTCGATGTCACTACGATGATGGCATACGTCAGCAATCTTACAAATGGACACTGCAACTTCGTCTTTAAACAGCCACTGTTAAGTCAGCAGGCAGCCTGGGAAGCTCAAAGGCCCGTCAAACCTGATCTGGAGCGTTTATTTCAAG GTAAAACGCTTATTTGTTGCGAAGCTGCTTGGGACGATTTCAGCAAAATCGTCAATATTCTCGGAGGTCCTAATGAAAAATTGAGGACTGACCAACTTAGAGAACGATTAACCGTGATGCCGGACGATCAAAATG GTCCTGATGATATTAAAAGAGCTGAACTGAAAGTCAAAGGAAGAATTAGGTTACGTTCAAAGATCGTTTTTAATTTTGGCCAAAGAGTTCGAGCGCTGACCGTTTCCGCTAATGAAGGTTTCGTAAGAGCAGCCAAACAACAA GGAATATCGTACGCTGCCATCATCCACGAATCGAGAGCGCTGACCGAACAAAAAGAAGCCACAGCTACCGTCctcaatgttaaaaaataa